The following proteins are encoded in a genomic region of Bombus pyrosoma isolate SC7728 linkage group LG1, ASM1482585v1, whole genome shotgun sequence:
- the LOC122566232 gene encoding protein phosphatase 1 regulatory subunit 16A isoform X3, with protein sequence MEHSDLVAEMVHVERLTTQERLHLARHRRLQQLKVWRQREKEWLRHQTRHTSNKRHIYFSDSVMLLEAAARNDIDEAYALVRRLLKKGVNPDSTNEDGLTALHQCCIDDNEEMMKLLIEFGANVNAEDSEKWTPLHAAATCGHLHLVKNLIARGANLLAVNADGNMPYDICEDEKTLDCIEGEMARRGVTQELIDETRASIEVQMLRDLQNIASIGGDLEYKDHQGATPLHIAAANGYLRVVEFLLDQHVSTDVEDNDKWQPVHAAACWGHLEVLELLVQNGADLNAKNKHDETPADICEDPEIRERIVELKTEQESKRLREAQGRRVRRSQSINTRTQSVRRTSIRDKVLTTKKDAQEEARLRLQAQQTYVGGSTTNVPQSENEANVRENTSSETDSNVPPTAARKAPEGKDNESFLHEDVDKESVFYITFLFL encoded by the exons ATGGAACATTCAGATTTAGTAGCAGAAATGGTACATGTAGAAAGGTTAACAACACAAGAAAGATTGCATTTGGCTCGTCACAGAAGACTCCAACAATTGAAAGTATGGCGTCAACGTGAAAAAGAATGGCTACGACATCAAACCAGACATACAAGTAACAAACGTCACATATATTTTAGTGACAGTGTAATGCTATTAGAAGCTGCAGCAAGAAATGACATTGATGAAG CATATGCTTTAGTGAGGCGACTCTTGAAAAAAGGAGTAAATCCAGATTCAACTAATGAAGATGGACTGACCGCTTTACATCAGTGTTGTATAGATGACAATGAAGAAATGATGAAATTACTAATCGAGTTTGGAGCAAATGTTAATGCAGAAGATAGTGAAAAATGGACACCATTACATGCTGCTGCTACCTGTGGTCATTTACACTTAGTTAAAAATCTCATTGCTAGAGGTGCCAATTTATTAGCTGTGAATGCTGATGGTAATATGCCTTATGATATTTGTGAAGACGAAAAAACATTAGATTGCATTGAAG GAGAAATGGCAAGACGAGGTGTTACTCAAGAATTAATAGATGAAACTAGGGCTTCAATAGAAGTTCAAATGTTACgagatttacaaaatatagCTTCTATAGGTGGTGATCTAGAATATAAAGATCATCAAGGTGCTACACCT ctTCACATTGCAGCTGCAAATGGTTATTTAAGGGTAGTTGAATTTCTTTTAGACCAACATGTTTCAACTGATGTCGAAGATAATGACAAATGGCAACCAGTTCATGCAGCTGCTTGCTGGGGCCAT ttGGAAGTTCTTGAGTTACTAGTACAAAATGGAGCTGATCtaaatgcaaaaaataaacACGATGAAACGCCAgctg atatctGCGAAGATCCGGAAATTAGAGAAAGGATAGTAGAACTTAAAACAGAACAAGAAAGTAAACGATTGCGAGAAGCACAGGGAAGACGGGTACGCAGATCTCAAAGTATAAATACACGTACTCAAAGCGTAAGAAGAACTTCGATAAGGGATAAGGTTTTGACTACAAAAAAGGATGCTCAAGAAGAAGCTCGTCTTAGATTACAAGCGCAACAg ACATACGTTGGCGGTTCGACTACGAATGTTCCACAATCGGAAAACGAAGCCAACGTACGAGAAAATACAAGTAGCGAAACAGATTCTAATGTACCACCAACAGCTGCACGTAAAGCTCCTGAGGGGAAGGATAATGAATCTTTCCTTCACGAGGACGTCGATAAAGAATCAG TTTTCTATATcactttcttatttctttaa
- the LOC122566232 gene encoding protein phosphatase 1 regulatory subunit 16A isoform X2 produces the protein MEHSDLVAEMVHVERLTTQERLHLARHRRLQQLKVWRQREKEWLRHQTRHTSNKRHIYFSDSVMLLEAAARNDIDEVRRLLKKGVNPDSTNEDGLTALHQCCIDDNEEMMKLLIEFGANVNAEDSEKWTPLHAAATCGHLHLVKNLIARGANLLAVNADGNMPYDICEDEKTLDCIEGEMARRGVTQELIDETRASIEVQMLRDLQNIASIGGDLEYKDHQGATPLHIAAANGYLRVVEFLLDQHVSTDVEDNDKWQPVHAAACWGHLEVLELLVQNGADLNAKNKHDETPADICEDPEIRERIVELKTEQESKRLREAQGRRVRRSQSINTRTQSVRRTSIRDKVLTTKKDAQEEARLRLQAQQTYVGGSTTNVPQSENEANVRENTSSETDSNVPPTAARKAPEGKDNESFLHEDVDKESVTGPDSPISNQQPIYASDSDTNGKINIHVSVVFVKSLSDLKKQRAQNRHISAGSIDANGNGIPGSPISNSELNTGRDFQRFTGNTSDIVGDNHSEKSCCTVM, from the exons ATGGAACATTCAGATTTAGTAGCAGAAATGGTACATGTAGAAAGGTTAACAACACAAGAAAGATTGCATTTGGCTCGTCACAGAAGACTCCAACAATTGAAAGTATGGCGTCAACGTGAAAAAGAATGGCTACGACATCAAACCAGACATACAAGTAACAAACGTCACATATATTTTAGTGACAGTGTAATGCTATTAGAAGCTGCAGCAAGAAATGACATTGATGAAG TGAGGCGACTCTTGAAAAAAGGAGTAAATCCAGATTCAACTAATGAAGATGGACTGACCGCTTTACATCAGTGTTGTATAGATGACAATGAAGAAATGATGAAATTACTAATCGAGTTTGGAGCAAATGTTAATGCAGAAGATAGTGAAAAATGGACACCATTACATGCTGCTGCTACCTGTGGTCATTTACACTTAGTTAAAAATCTCATTGCTAGAGGTGCCAATTTATTAGCTGTGAATGCTGATGGTAATATGCCTTATGATATTTGTGAAGACGAAAAAACATTAGATTGCATTGAAG GAGAAATGGCAAGACGAGGTGTTACTCAAGAATTAATAGATGAAACTAGGGCTTCAATAGAAGTTCAAATGTTACgagatttacaaaatatagCTTCTATAGGTGGTGATCTAGAATATAAAGATCATCAAGGTGCTACACCT ctTCACATTGCAGCTGCAAATGGTTATTTAAGGGTAGTTGAATTTCTTTTAGACCAACATGTTTCAACTGATGTCGAAGATAATGACAAATGGCAACCAGTTCATGCAGCTGCTTGCTGGGGCCAT ttGGAAGTTCTTGAGTTACTAGTACAAAATGGAGCTGATCtaaatgcaaaaaataaacACGATGAAACGCCAgctg atatctGCGAAGATCCGGAAATTAGAGAAAGGATAGTAGAACTTAAAACAGAACAAGAAAGTAAACGATTGCGAGAAGCACAGGGAAGACGGGTACGCAGATCTCAAAGTATAAATACACGTACTCAAAGCGTAAGAAGAACTTCGATAAGGGATAAGGTTTTGACTACAAAAAAGGATGCTCAAGAAGAAGCTCGTCTTAGATTACAAGCGCAACAg ACATACGTTGGCGGTTCGACTACGAATGTTCCACAATCGGAAAACGAAGCCAACGTACGAGAAAATACAAGTAGCGAAACAGATTCTAATGTACCACCAACAGCTGCACGTAAAGCTCCTGAGGGGAAGGATAATGAATCTTTCCTTCACGAGGACGTCGATAAAGAATCAG TGACAGGGCCCGACTCGCCGATCAGTAATCAGCAGCCGATCTACGCGTCAGACAGCGACACCAACGGCAAGATCAACATACACGTCTCGGTAGTTTTTGTCAAATCATTATCGGATTTGAAGAAACAAAGGGCACAAAATCGGCATATATCCGCTGGATCGATAGATGCTAATGGAAATGGTATTCCCGGGTCGCCTATCTCCAATTCTGAACTCAACACTGGCAGGGATTTTCAGAGATTCACCGGAAATACCAGCGACATTGTCGGTGATAATCATTCTGAAAAAAGTTGCTGTACTGtcatgtaa
- the LOC122566232 gene encoding protein phosphatase 1 regulatory subunit 16A isoform X1, whose product MEHSDLVAEMVHVERLTTQERLHLARHRRLQQLKVWRQREKEWLRHQTRHTSNKRHIYFSDSVMLLEAAARNDIDEAYALVRRLLKKGVNPDSTNEDGLTALHQCCIDDNEEMMKLLIEFGANVNAEDSEKWTPLHAAATCGHLHLVKNLIARGANLLAVNADGNMPYDICEDEKTLDCIEGEMARRGVTQELIDETRASIEVQMLRDLQNIASIGGDLEYKDHQGATPLHIAAANGYLRVVEFLLDQHVSTDVEDNDKWQPVHAAACWGHLEVLELLVQNGADLNAKNKHDETPADICEDPEIRERIVELKTEQESKRLREAQGRRVRRSQSINTRTQSVRRTSIRDKVLTTKKDAQEEARLRLQAQQTYVGGSTTNVPQSENEANVRENTSSETDSNVPPTAARKAPEGKDNESFLHEDVDKESVTGPDSPISNQQPIYASDSDTNGKINIHVSVVFVKSLSDLKKQRAQNRHISAGSIDANGNGIPGSPISNSELNTGRDFQRFTGNTSDIVGDNHSEKSCCTVM is encoded by the exons ATGGAACATTCAGATTTAGTAGCAGAAATGGTACATGTAGAAAGGTTAACAACACAAGAAAGATTGCATTTGGCTCGTCACAGAAGACTCCAACAATTGAAAGTATGGCGTCAACGTGAAAAAGAATGGCTACGACATCAAACCAGACATACAAGTAACAAACGTCACATATATTTTAGTGACAGTGTAATGCTATTAGAAGCTGCAGCAAGAAATGACATTGATGAAG CATATGCTTTAGTGAGGCGACTCTTGAAAAAAGGAGTAAATCCAGATTCAACTAATGAAGATGGACTGACCGCTTTACATCAGTGTTGTATAGATGACAATGAAGAAATGATGAAATTACTAATCGAGTTTGGAGCAAATGTTAATGCAGAAGATAGTGAAAAATGGACACCATTACATGCTGCTGCTACCTGTGGTCATTTACACTTAGTTAAAAATCTCATTGCTAGAGGTGCCAATTTATTAGCTGTGAATGCTGATGGTAATATGCCTTATGATATTTGTGAAGACGAAAAAACATTAGATTGCATTGAAG GAGAAATGGCAAGACGAGGTGTTACTCAAGAATTAATAGATGAAACTAGGGCTTCAATAGAAGTTCAAATGTTACgagatttacaaaatatagCTTCTATAGGTGGTGATCTAGAATATAAAGATCATCAAGGTGCTACACCT ctTCACATTGCAGCTGCAAATGGTTATTTAAGGGTAGTTGAATTTCTTTTAGACCAACATGTTTCAACTGATGTCGAAGATAATGACAAATGGCAACCAGTTCATGCAGCTGCTTGCTGGGGCCAT ttGGAAGTTCTTGAGTTACTAGTACAAAATGGAGCTGATCtaaatgcaaaaaataaacACGATGAAACGCCAgctg atatctGCGAAGATCCGGAAATTAGAGAAAGGATAGTAGAACTTAAAACAGAACAAGAAAGTAAACGATTGCGAGAAGCACAGGGAAGACGGGTACGCAGATCTCAAAGTATAAATACACGTACTCAAAGCGTAAGAAGAACTTCGATAAGGGATAAGGTTTTGACTACAAAAAAGGATGCTCAAGAAGAAGCTCGTCTTAGATTACAAGCGCAACAg ACATACGTTGGCGGTTCGACTACGAATGTTCCACAATCGGAAAACGAAGCCAACGTACGAGAAAATACAAGTAGCGAAACAGATTCTAATGTACCACCAACAGCTGCACGTAAAGCTCCTGAGGGGAAGGATAATGAATCTTTCCTTCACGAGGACGTCGATAAAGAATCAG TGACAGGGCCCGACTCGCCGATCAGTAATCAGCAGCCGATCTACGCGTCAGACAGCGACACCAACGGCAAGATCAACATACACGTCTCGGTAGTTTTTGTCAAATCATTATCGGATTTGAAGAAACAAAGGGCACAAAATCGGCATATATCCGCTGGATCGATAGATGCTAATGGAAATGGTATTCCCGGGTCGCCTATCTCCAATTCTGAACTCAACACTGGCAGGGATTTTCAGAGATTCACCGGAAATACCAGCGACATTGTCGGTGATAATCATTCTGAAAAAAGTTGCTGTACTGtcatgtaa